In Bacteroidia bacterium, a genomic segment contains:
- a CDS encoding NAD-dependent epimerase/dehydratase family protein has protein sequence MILLTGATGFLGKYLADEFLAAGHELRVLVRNPDSRQLPWGSLVEVFEGDVMDVLSLERAMDGVEYVVHAAAMVSFWRKQRQALMRINVEGTANVVNMCLDAGVQKLVHVSSIGALGRTNDGSAITENTIWKPEHAKSGYALSKYRAEMEVYRGIVEGLNAAMVNPGVILGAGDWTQGPPKMFSVVNKGLRFYPNGTTGIVSAADVARATRLVMEKEVPAGERYILVAENLAFRELFEKIARNLGKTPPRWNLPNWLSLSVGRVSEVISRITGTPPIVSLESMRSSTNARTFDGSKIQTLGFTYTPVEESIAEIAKQFLGRK, from the coding sequence ATGATTCTTCTTACCGGCGCTACAGGTTTTTTAGGCAAATATCTCGCAGATGAATTTCTGGCGGCTGGTCATGAACTGCGCGTTCTGGTGCGAAATCCTGATTCACGACAACTTCCCTGGGGAAGTCTGGTAGAGGTCTTTGAAGGGGATGTTATGGATGTGCTTTCACTGGAAAGGGCGATGGACGGGGTAGAGTATGTGGTTCACGCGGCAGCAATGGTGAGTTTCTGGCGAAAACAGCGACAAGCGTTGATGCGGATTAATGTAGAAGGCACCGCCAATGTCGTGAATATGTGTCTGGATGCCGGGGTACAAAAACTGGTACATGTAAGTTCGATCGGAGCATTGGGCCGTACCAACGATGGTTCTGCCATCACTGAAAATACGATCTGGAAGCCTGAGCATGCCAAATCCGGCTATGCCTTATCCAAATACCGGGCAGAAATGGAGGTGTATCGCGGGATCGTTGAGGGGCTCAACGCAGCAATGGTCAATCCGGGAGTAATTCTCGGTGCGGGGGACTGGACGCAGGGGCCGCCCAAGATGTTTTCGGTTGTAAACAAAGGCCTTCGTTTTTATCCCAATGGCACAACGGGCATTGTCTCCGCCGCGGATGTGGCGCGAGCAACACGACTGGTAATGGAAAAAGAAGTTCCGGCTGGAGAGCGTTATATTCTGGTTGCAGAAAATCTGGCTTTCCGGGAACTGTTTGAAAAAATCGCCAGAAATCTAGGCAAAACACCTCCACGCTGGAATCTGCCCAACTGGCTTTCACTGAGTGTCGGGAGAGTATCAGAGGTGATTTCCCGAATCACCGGAACCCCGCCGATTGTGTCGCTGGAAAGCATGCGCAGCAGTACTAATGCCCGCACTTTCGACGGAAGCAAAATCCAAACCCTTGGATTTACCTATACCCCTGTGGAGGAATCTATTGCAGAAATAGCAAAGCAGTTTCTGGGAAGGAAGTAG
- a CDS encoding von Willebrand factor type A domain-containing protein produces the protein MKSLLLFLLSCVVFSTTAFSQSLLVSGTVYSSEDMSPLIGVAVVIKGTARGVLTDMDGKFTISCGLNDVLEVSYMGFVRQEIPVNGRTEINIHLVPDHALLEEVVVAGAEKENRRREEMSKVQINHLMLSEKQNAAAAFSPKPVAPQSYHDEWGGEAGDADDFNREGYDRIYENPFRQVSNDPLSTFSIDVDRASYANVRRFIQDGTLPPPDAVRIEEMINYFDYQYPQPEGEHPFAVQTTLTSCPWSKDHHLVHIGLKGREIPASQIPPANLVFLLDVSGSMNNYDKLPLLKEAMSMLVDQLRREDRVAIVVYAGAAGLVLPSTPGTQKSAIKAALGKLSAGGSTAGGEGIELAYKIAREQFLPEGNNRVILATDGDFNVGVSDDGALTRLIEKERDSGVFLTVLGFGTGNYQDAKMEKLADHGNGNYAYIDQILEAEKVLVREMSGTLYTIAKDVKLQIEFNPAKVQAYRLVGYENRMLNTEDFKDDKKDAGEMGAGHTVTAIYEVIPVGVKSSFIKEIDPLKYQSSSAVVASSAEWLTVKIRYKNPGESISIYLDQPLKGKVRDWENAPEDVQFSLAVAEWGLLLRNSEFKQEASYKALTARAQAAKGADINGDRAEFIRLVKTAALMGGR, from the coding sequence ATGAAATCGCTTCTCCTGTTTTTGCTGAGTTGTGTTGTTTTTTCCACAACTGCATTCTCCCAGTCTTTGCTTGTTTCGGGTACCGTTTACTCTTCGGAAGATATGTCTCCCCTGATCGGTGTGGCCGTGGTGATTAAGGGTACTGCCCGTGGTGTACTTACTGATATGGATGGGAAGTTCACTATATCCTGTGGGCTTAATGATGTGCTGGAAGTATCTTACATGGGCTTTGTTCGTCAGGAAATCCCGGTAAATGGACGGACGGAAATAAATATTCACTTGGTGCCCGATCATGCTTTATTAGAGGAGGTCGTTGTCGCAGGTGCCGAGAAAGAAAACAGGAGGCGGGAAGAAATGTCCAAAGTGCAAATCAACCATTTGATGTTGTCTGAAAAACAAAATGCTGCTGCTGCTTTTTCACCCAAACCCGTTGCCCCGCAATCTTATCACGATGAATGGGGCGGTGAGGCAGGAGACGCTGACGATTTCAACCGCGAAGGGTATGACCGTATATATGAAAATCCTTTCCGGCAGGTGAGTAATGATCCACTTTCAACCTTTTCCATTGATGTGGACCGCGCATCCTACGCCAATGTGCGCCGGTTTATTCAGGATGGAACACTCCCTCCGCCCGATGCTGTCAGGATTGAAGAGATGATCAATTATTTTGACTACCAGTATCCGCAGCCGGAAGGTGAGCACCCATTTGCCGTGCAGACTACACTCACGAGTTGCCCGTGGAGCAAAGACCATCATCTGGTACATATCGGGCTGAAAGGTCGCGAGATTCCCGCCAGTCAGATTCCGCCAGCCAACCTGGTATTTTTACTGGATGTGTCGGGGTCGATGAATAATTATGACAAACTGCCCCTGCTGAAAGAAGCCATGTCTATGCTTGTTGATCAGTTGCGCAGGGAAGACCGGGTGGCAATCGTCGTTTATGCAGGTGCTGCAGGGCTGGTCTTGCCTTCCACACCCGGCACACAAAAATCAGCCATCAAAGCTGCGCTGGGGAAACTTTCGGCTGGCGGTTCTACCGCAGGCGGAGAAGGAATCGAACTGGCTTATAAAATCGCACGGGAGCAGTTTCTGCCAGAGGGCAACAACCGGGTGATTTTGGCTACAGACGGAGATTTTAATGTAGGTGTCAGCGATGATGGCGCGTTGACCCGCCTGATAGAGAAAGAGCGCGATTCGGGTGTTTTTCTTACGGTTTTGGGATTTGGTACAGGCAATTATCAGGATGCCAAAATGGAAAAGCTTGCCGATCATGGCAATGGAAACTACGCCTATATCGATCAGATACTGGAAGCCGAAAAGGTATTGGTAAGAGAAATGAGCGGCACACTGTATACCATAGCGAAAGACGTGAAACTTCAGATTGAGTTTAACCCCGCCAAAGTGCAGGCATACCGGCTGGTCGGGTACGAAAACCGGATGCTCAACACCGAAGATTTTAAAGATGATAAAAAAGATGCCGGTGAAATGGGTGCCGGGCATACAGTTACCGCAATTTACGAGGTGATTCCTGTCGGCGTGAAATCATCCTTTATTAAGGAAATTGACCCCCTGAAATACCAGTCATCTTCTGCAGTTGTGGCCTCATCCGCTGAATGGCTGACTGTCAAAATACGCTATAAAAACCCCGGGGAAAGTATCAGCATTTACCTCGACCAGCCACTTAAGGGGAAAGTACGGGACTGGGAAAATGCACCGGAAGATGTGCAATTTTCCCTGGCTGTAGCAGAGTGGGGGTTATTGCTGCGCAATTCGGAGTTTAAGCAGGAGGCATCCTATAAGGCCCTGACCGCACGTGCACAGGCCGCGAAGGGCGCAGATATCAATGGCGACAGAGCTGAATTTATCAGACTGGTGAAGACTGCGGCGCTGATGGGGGGGAGGTAA
- a CDS encoding DUF4276 family protein produces the protein MEIFLREILPKILPEDYQLDVNCFIRPHEGKSHLKKSIPIKMKAYPRYPYPVKVLIVHDQDSNDCLILKKDLQALCNSDIPVVIRIACRELENWYLGDFQAIEAVYPEIKAAKFEKKAKYRNPDIVFGSKELEGITKNFSKSHASREIPRYMNINNNQSPSFQHLILGLKKLINQ, from the coding sequence ATGGAAATTTTTCTCCGGGAAATCCTGCCAAAAATTTTGCCAGAAGACTACCAGTTGGATGTAAATTGTTTCATTCGGCCACATGAAGGAAAAAGTCATCTAAAAAAATCTATTCCTATCAAAATGAAGGCTTATCCCCGGTATCCTTATCCTGTAAAAGTTCTCATTGTACACGATCAGGATTCAAACGACTGCCTAATTCTAAAAAAAGACCTTCAGGCTCTGTGCAATTCAGACATCCCTGTTGTTATAAGAATTGCCTGCAGAGAGCTGGAAAACTGGTATCTCGGTGATTTCCAGGCTATTGAGGCAGTTTATCCTGAAATTAAAGCTGCCAAATTTGAGAAAAAAGCTAAATACCGCAATCCTGATATAGTGTTTGGTTCAAAGGAACTTGAAGGAATCACTAAAAACTTCAGTAAGTCGCATGCATCGCGAGAAATCCCCAGGTACATGAATATCAACAACAATCAGTCTCCCAGTTTCCAACATTTAATTTTGGGACTGAAAAAACTGATTAACCAATAA
- a CDS encoding AAA family ATPase, which yields MKIESIKLKNFKAFQNLEINNLSELAIFVGANGVGKTTLFDAFGFLSDSLKNNIRQALLKRGGFKEVITRGQQGWIEIELQFRLSIAGKNRLVTYRLEIGEEKGRPIIEREILRYKRGAYGSPYHFLDFSRGSGYAITNEEDFDKPDEELDREEQKLGSPDILAIKGLGQFERFKAANAFRNFIENWHVSDFHISEARPSREASYAEHLSPTGENLPLVAQYIFENHPDLFKDILEKMKHRVPGVKDVTAESTVDGRIVLRFQDGSFKDPFIANYVSDGTIKMFAYLILLNDPNPHPLLCIEEPENQLYPSLLPELLDEFRQYAKKGGQVLVSSHSPDLLNSAKPEETYWLVKENGYSGILRASDYPEIVALYEAGDKLGYLWKENYFKGSNPR from the coding sequence ATGAAAATCGAAAGTATAAAACTCAAAAACTTTAAAGCGTTTCAAAATCTCGAAATAAATAATCTGTCAGAACTCGCCATTTTTGTAGGAGCAAATGGTGTGGGGAAGACGACCCTGTTCGATGCATTTGGTTTCCTGAGTGATTCTTTAAAAAATAATATCCGGCAGGCTTTACTAAAACGGGGGGGATTTAAAGAAGTGATTACACGAGGGCAGCAGGGTTGGATTGAAATAGAGCTTCAATTCAGGCTTTCAATAGCTGGTAAAAACCGTCTTGTTACTTATCGGTTAGAAATTGGCGAAGAAAAAGGAAGGCCTATTATTGAGCGGGAAATATTAAGATACAAAAGAGGTGCCTATGGATCTCCTTATCATTTTCTCGATTTTTCAAGGGGAAGTGGATACGCAATTACCAATGAAGAAGACTTTGACAAACCGGATGAAGAGCTTGACAGAGAGGAACAGAAATTGGGGTCTCCTGATATCCTGGCGATAAAAGGGTTGGGGCAATTTGAAAGGTTTAAGGCGGCAAATGCTTTCAGAAATTTTATTGAGAACTGGCATGTATCTGATTTTCATATTTCAGAAGCCCGCCCCAGCAGAGAAGCAAGCTATGCAGAGCATCTATCCCCTACCGGAGAAAATCTGCCATTAGTTGCTCAATATATTTTCGAGAATCACCCAGATCTATTTAAAGATATTTTGGAGAAAATGAAACACCGTGTGCCTGGTGTAAAAGATGTAACGGCAGAATCTACAGTTGATGGGAGGATAGTCCTTCGCTTCCAGGATGGGTCATTTAAAGATCCATTTATTGCAAACTATGTGTCAGATGGAACCATTAAAATGTTTGCCTATCTGATCTTGTTAAATGACCCTAACCCACACCCATTGCTATGCATAGAAGAACCTGAAAATCAATTATATCCAAGTCTTCTTCCTGAATTATTGGATGAGTTCCGGCAATATGCAAAAAAAGGTGGGCAGGTTTTGGTTTCCTCTCATTCACCAGACCTCTTAAATAGTGCCAAACCAGAGGAAACTTACTGGCTTGTCAAAGAAAATGGGTATTCCGGAATATTAAGAGCATCCGACTATCCCGAGATTGTGGCCCTATATGAAGCAGGAGACAAACTGGGTTACTTGTGGAAAGAGAACTATTTTAAAGGAAGTAATCCCCGGTAA
- a CDS encoding MBL fold metallo-hydrolase: protein MKFTFLGTGTSQGVPVIGCKCVVCQSDNPHDNRLRSSGLLSSETTTLVFDTGPDFREQMLRAKVDRLDAVVFTHAHRDHVAGLDDVRSYNFLQNMDMPVYADAGTIGHLKREFYYIFENSTYPGVPRLIMNQVETKPFMVGDIPLTPIPVKHGKMDVLGFRTGPFAYITDASFIPETSMALLEGVEYLVLNALRIEPHHSHFHLAGALEIVKKLAPKRSYFIHVSHLMGVEKDIISLMPEGVELAYDGQVISW from the coding sequence ATGAAATTTACCTTTCTTGGTACAGGCACATCTCAGGGGGTTCCGGTTATTGGCTGCAAGTGCGTAGTTTGTCAATCTGACAACCCGCATGACAACCGGCTACGGTCTTCGGGGCTTCTTTCGTCAGAGACCACGACACTGGTCTTTGATACGGGGCCGGATTTTAGAGAACAGATGCTCCGGGCAAAGGTTGACCGGCTGGATGCGGTGGTATTCACGCATGCTCACCGCGACCACGTCGCCGGGCTGGATGATGTGCGGTCCTACAATTTTCTTCAGAATATGGACATGCCGGTATATGCTGATGCTGGGACGATCGGACATTTGAAGCGGGAATTTTATTATATTTTTGAAAACAGTACCTATCCCGGAGTGCCGAGGTTGATCATGAATCAAGTGGAGACAAAGCCATTTATGGTGGGGGATATTCCTCTGACACCTATTCCTGTCAAACACGGGAAAATGGATGTGCTGGGTTTTCGTACGGGGCCATTTGCCTATATTACTGACGCCAGTTTTATTCCCGAAACGTCGATGGCCCTGCTCGAAGGAGTAGAGTATTTAGTGTTAAATGCCTTGCGGATAGAACCCCATCATTCACATTTTCACCTCGCAGGCGCGCTGGAAATAGTAAAAAAATTGGCGCCAAAGCGGTCATATTTTATTCATGTAAGTCATCTGATGGGAGTAGAAAAAGATATCATTTCCTTAATGCCGGAAGGCGTGGAACTCGCGTATGACGGGCAGGTCATCAGCTGGTAA
- a CDS encoding lamin tail domain-containing protein, producing MTKKSTFLFVLGLVFGAYTSFGQCSDIFFSEYIEGSGNNKALEIYNPSDTAVNLANYEIYRFNNGAVVLSDSLTIPHMLAPGEVYVIGNASADPLILAQSDTTHSMTFYNGDDVVMIVNHTTGDTVDVIGQLGVDPGTNWPVGTGATSEFTLVRMMSVNEGTKDWNVGATQWDVFPQNTFDSLGAHTMTPCSSVTPGSGCTTDIFFSEYIEGSGNNKAVEIYNPSDTVVNLGVYKFYRFNNGSVIASDSLFINHTLAPGEVYVVGNASGDPLILAQSDTTHSLTFYNGDDVLLILNTVTGDTTDVIGQLGVDPGTNWPVGTGATSEYTLVRMASINAGINDWTIGATQWEVFPQNYFDSLGAHTMTPCSSVNPGNDSTGCTTDIFFSEYIEGSSNNKAVEIFNPSDSVVDLTNYTIYRYGNGSPTPTDTFELSGTLAPGAVHISANNAADPAILAVADDSIGFPGVITFNGDDAMAILNESTGLLIDVIGEIGNDPGTNWPVGAGATSEFTLVRMPSIHEGTTDWAIGATQWLVFPQNTFDSLGSHYMIPCNAPVPDSPSVSFAPTAANVSEGAGTAAFDVVIANGGADTVAVQVVFDAIASTATLGVDFTWSDTTIVFPANATSPISLSVALIDDADVESDETIVVNLINPTNGSLIGAGTFTLTINDNDYIEYPIGLVTADADGDGQTDSLGVKCQVRGIVHGIDLQGGTIPSVLFTMIDSTGGIAVFSGNNFGYVVTEGDEVIVQGVVGSFNGLAEFTPPDNIILVSQGNPTVTPMVVTTLDEISENELVTIECLTMVDPSQWPSTVGGSVNINMTNGVDTFVVRIDSDVDINGSPAPVGKWLSVTGLGGQFDPSYPYNDGYQLLPRYIADIVENPDPVVGFDESAISVDESAGNVNISLSQADGNPDTTEITVAVAASSTATEGTDFTLSGTSVSLTGCGADTAALVVTIVDDTDVEGTETIVLTITTVTNNAMVSTDTVVITISETDGIADLLPSGAIRLFPNPSKDVIFWNSDYRIENMVITNLLGQEVVNKVNPAVTGSMEISNLPEGVYIIRMQTTKGLWMQKWMKK from the coding sequence ATGACCAAAAAAAGTACTTTTCTTTTCGTGTTGGGGTTGGTTTTTGGAGCCTACACTTCATTCGGCCAGTGTTCGGATATCTTTTTCTCCGAATACATCGAAGGCAGTGGAAACAATAAGGCTCTGGAAATTTACAACCCTTCTGATACTGCCGTTAATCTCGCCAATTATGAAATATACCGTTTCAATAATGGCGCAGTTGTTCTCTCCGATTCGCTGACGATCCCGCACATGCTTGCCCCAGGCGAAGTGTATGTCATTGGTAATGCCAGCGCAGATCCGTTGATTCTTGCGCAGAGTGACACAACTCATTCAATGACTTTTTACAATGGCGATGATGTTGTAATGATCGTCAATCATACAACCGGTGACACCGTGGATGTGATCGGCCAACTCGGCGTGGATCCTGGCACCAACTGGCCCGTAGGTACAGGTGCAACGAGTGAATTTACGCTCGTGCGGATGATGTCGGTCAACGAAGGTACCAAAGACTGGAATGTTGGTGCTACCCAGTGGGATGTGTTTCCACAAAATACTTTTGATTCCCTGGGCGCTCATACCATGACTCCTTGTTCTTCTGTTACCCCCGGAAGTGGTTGTACCACCGATATCTTCTTCTCGGAGTATATTGAAGGAAGCGGAAACAATAAAGCCGTGGAAATTTATAATCCATCTGACACGGTCGTAAACCTCGGCGTTTACAAGTTTTACCGGTTTAATAATGGATCGGTTATCGCATCTGACTCCCTGTTTATTAATCATACTCTCGCTCCCGGCGAAGTCTATGTAGTTGGAAATGCCAGCGGGGATCCCCTGATCCTGGCACAAAGTGATACCACACATTCGCTTACCTTCTACAATGGAGACGATGTGTTGTTGATCCTCAATACGGTTACCGGTGATACCACCGATGTGATCGGTCAACTGGGGGTTGATCCTGGCACCAACTGGCCGGTAGGTACAGGCGCAACGAGTGAGTATACGCTCGTTCGTATGGCTTCCATCAACGCCGGTATCAATGACTGGACGATTGGCGCTACGCAGTGGGAGGTATTTCCGCAGAACTATTTTGATTCTCTGGGAGCACATACCATGACTCCCTGTTCTTCGGTCAACCCTGGCAATGACAGCACAGGTTGTACTACTGATATTTTCTTCTCCGAGTATATCGAAGGAAGCAGCAACAATAAGGCGGTAGAAATCTTCAACCCATCTGATTCCGTTGTTGACCTTACCAACTATACGATTTATCGTTATGGAAATGGTTCTCCTACTCCTACCGATACATTTGAACTTTCAGGTACACTGGCTCCGGGTGCAGTTCATATTTCTGCCAATAATGCGGCAGACCCGGCGATTCTTGCCGTTGCCGACGATTCGATCGGCTTCCCTGGTGTGATCACTTTCAACGGAGATGATGCCATGGCCATTCTCAATGAGTCGACAGGTCTTTTGATCGATGTTATTGGTGAAATTGGAAATGACCCGGGCACCAACTGGCCTGTAGGCGCAGGTGCCACCAGCGAATTTACTCTCGTGCGTATGCCTTCTATCCATGAAGGAACCACCGACTGGGCGATTGGTGCTACGCAGTGGCTGGTATTCCCACAGAATACTTTCGACAGCCTCGGTTCTCACTATATGATCCCATGTAATGCGCCGGTTCCCGATTCACCTTCTGTATCTTTTGCCCCAACTGCTGCCAATGTAAGCGAAGGTGCAGGTACTGCGGCATTTGACGTAGTGATTGCCAACGGTGGCGCTGATACGGTAGCGGTTCAGGTTGTTTTTGATGCCATTGCTTCAACGGCTACCCTGGGAGTTGACTTCACATGGAGCGATACTACGATCGTTTTCCCTGCCAATGCAACCAGCCCGATATCACTGAGTGTAGCACTGATTGATGATGCTGATGTAGAATCAGATGAAACCATTGTTGTAAACCTGATCAACCCAACCAATGGTTCGTTGATCGGTGCAGGTACCTTTACGCTCACGATCAATGACAATGACTATATCGAATATCCGATCGGCCTTGTTACAGCTGATGCTGATGGCGACGGACAGACCGACTCCCTTGGTGTAAAATGCCAGGTTCGCGGAATTGTCCACGGTATTGACCTTCAGGGTGGTACAATTCCCTCCGTTCTGTTCACCATGATTGATTCTACCGGTGGTATTGCGGTCTTCAGTGGAAATAACTTTGGTTATGTCGTTACTGAAGGTGATGAGGTCATTGTCCAGGGCGTAGTTGGTTCATTCAACGGACTGGCAGAATTTACCCCTCCCGATAATATCATCCTCGTTTCTCAGGGCAATCCTACCGTTACACCCATGGTCGTAACAACCCTGGATGAAATCTCCGAAAACGAACTTGTTACGATAGAATGTTTAACCATGGTTGATCCTTCGCAGTGGCCTTCGACAGTTGGTGGCAGCGTCAATATCAATATGACCAATGGGGTAGATACATTTGTGGTTCGCATCGACAGCGACGTGGATATCAATGGTTCACCTGCACCTGTCGGCAAATGGCTGTCAGTAACCGGTCTGGGCGGTCAGTTTGACCCCTCTTATCCTTACAATGATGGCTATCAGCTTCTCCCGAGATACATTGCTGATATCGTAGAAAATCCGGACCCTGTAGTTGGTTTTGATGAGTCCGCCATTTCTGTAGACGAATCAGCAGGTAATGTAAATATTTCCCTTTCCCAGGCTGATGGAAACCCTGATACGACAGAAATAACAGTTGCGGTAGCTGCCAGCTCAACAGCGACAGAAGGAACCGACTTTACCCTTTCCGGTACTTCCGTCTCACTGACCGGTTGTGGTGCAGATACAGCTGCTCTGGTAGTAACAATTGTGGATGATACCGATGTGGAGGGAACAGAAACGATTGTTCTGACCATCACTACGGTTACCAACAATGCGATGGTTTCTACCGACACCGTTGTGATCACAATTTCTGAAACAGACGGGATCGCAGACCTGCTGCCTTCCGGAGCGATTCGTTTGTTCCCCAACCCATCCAAAGATGTAATTTTCTGGAATTCAGATTACCGGATTGAAAATATGGTCATCACTAACCTGCTCGGTCAGGAAGTGGTGAACAAAGTAAATCCAGCAGTAACGGGTTCTATGGAAATTTCTAATTTGCCTGAGGGTGTTTATATCATTCGTATGCAGACCACTAAAGGGTTGTGGATGCAGAAGTGGATGAAAAAATAA
- a CDS encoding RNA polymerase sigma factor, with the protein MGKTSPENNLKQLVDECRKGKIDSQKELYKQFYGYAIGVCLRYSQNREEAKEIVNDGFLKVFAYIRDQREGSSFKSWLRKIMIHASIDFFRRNEKYQDQCEISPFVKEVSVPDSHSVLSEQEILRLVQLLPPAYRMSFNLYAIEGYKHHEIAEMLGITVGTSKSNLAKARNKLKEMLYAIDRDRFEKYG; encoded by the coding sequence TTGGGGAAAACCAGTCCTGAGAACAATCTGAAACAACTGGTTGACGAATGTCGAAAGGGGAAAATAGACAGCCAGAAAGAGTTGTATAAACAATTCTATGGGTATGCTATAGGTGTATGTTTACGTTATTCTCAAAATCGGGAAGAGGCAAAAGAGATTGTAAATGATGGTTTTTTAAAGGTTTTCGCTTATATCAGGGATCAGCGGGAAGGGAGTTCTTTTAAAAGTTGGCTCAGGAAAATAATGATTCATGCTTCGATTGATTTTTTTCGCCGCAATGAAAAATATCAGGATCAGTGTGAAATTTCTCCTTTTGTGAAAGAAGTATCTGTTCCGGATAGTCACTCCGTATTGTCAGAACAAGAAATACTTCGCCTGGTGCAACTCCTTCCGCCTGCCTACAGAATGTCCTTTAACCTCTACGCAATTGAAGGATATAAGCACCATGAGATTGCCGAAATGTTGGGTATAACCGTGGGGACTTCCAAATCAAATCTTGCCAAAGCCCGAAATAAACTGAAAGAAATGCTCTATGCGATAGACAGAGACAGATTCGAAAAATATGGATGA
- a CDS encoding c-type cytochrome domain-containing protein codes for MKNPSQIFLLLLILVGMMSLQSCKHRWWGPDPQPDPIVDDGGGGGGGTGGGGGGGTGGSGNDPVGRVCDPDSVYFEQQILPMLVSNCAMSGCHSAQSHKEGITITSYETLTQKSSMVKPGNPSGSKLVTIIKTNNQGDVMPPPPYSRMTASQIALIEKWISQGGQNNSCVSGCDTTSVPGYAAYVRPIIEAKCLGCHSSGTINYSTFAGVKATVDNGTLYGSIAHISGFAAMPQGGNKLPECEITLIKMWIDDGAKNN; via the coding sequence ATGAAAAACCCTTCGCAAATTTTCTTGCTCCTGTTGATTTTAGTGGGAATGATGTCGCTTCAGTCATGTAAACATCGCTGGTGGGGCCCTGATCCACAACCTGATCCAATCGTCGATGATGGCGGTGGGGGTGGTGGAGGTACTGGTGGCGGCGGCGGTGGCGGCACCGGGGGTTCTGGCAATGACCCGGTTGGCCGAGTGTGTGATCCAGACTCCGTGTATTTTGAGCAGCAGATATTACCTATGCTGGTTTCCAATTGTGCTATGTCTGGTTGCCACAGTGCGCAGTCACATAAAGAGGGAATTACCATCACTTCTTATGAGACCTTGACTCAAAAATCAAGTATGGTAAAACCCGGCAATCCTTCGGGAAGTAAACTCGTGACAATCATAAAAACCAATAATCAGGGCGATGTAATGCCGCCACCTCCTTACTCCAGGATGACAGCATCTCAGATTGCTTTGATTGAAAAATGGATTAGCCAGGGCGGTCAGAACAATTCTTGTGTATCAGGATGTGACACTACTTCTGTACCCGGATATGCTGCCTATGTCCGCCCAATCATTGAAGCCAAATGTTTGGGATGCCATAGTAGTGGGACGATCAATTACTCAACTTTTGCCGGCGTGAAAGCTACGGTTGACAATGGGACATTGTATGGTTCTATTGCCCATATCAGTGGATTTGCTGCTATGCCACAAGGCGGTAACAAACTTCCCGAATGTGAAATTACTCTGATAAAAATGTGGATTGACGATGGCGCCAAAAATAATTAA
- a CDS encoding cytochrome c, translating to MAPKIINLFFTTLTLASVLIVVSLSGCYYDNRDDLEPFLGAGGTNTCDTSAVSYQIDVLPVLQANCISCHSASLASGGINLNGFAKAKAQADNGKLLGSIKFNNGYSPMPPGGAKLPACDILKIETWIINGTPDN from the coding sequence ATGGCGCCAAAAATAATTAACCTGTTTTTTACAACTCTGACTCTTGCTTCTGTTTTGATTGTAGTCAGTTTAAGCGGTTGTTATTATGACAACCGCGATGACCTTGAGCCGTTTCTCGGTGCAGGTGGTACGAATACCTGCGACACTTCGGCGGTTTCCTACCAGATTGATGTCCTTCCCGTTCTTCAGGCCAATTGTATTTCCTGTCACAGCGCATCGTTGGCTTCGGGAGGCATTAATCTGAATGGATTCGCAAAAGCCAAAGCTCAGGCAGACAATGGCAAACTCCTGGGTAGCATTAAGTTTAACAATGGCTATTCTCCCATGCCTCCCGGTGGTGCAAAATTGCCTGCTTGCGATATTCTTAAAATTGAAACCTGGATCATTAATGGAACTCCTGATAATTAA